From Paenibacillus graminis, a single genomic window includes:
- a CDS encoding ABC transporter ATP-binding protein, with translation MVNNVQIQPGQHLARNKTDSFGFLLSSMLAYKYALGACIVVSLLAASIDLGMTYIIQQSINLTGTSQSQEIYRMLMYMAGLIAGGMLVKFITKILSVRISSHMIKDLQSQLINKVVKLPYSYLHSRQTGSVVSLQSSDFIQIQNFLQNDLFNLFYYPLIMLGSICYMAILSWKLLLFCTFITPISIVLIVLISKPISRRILQLQEDVGNSNAIVHDAIAGISTLKAYRLQSLFSGKYRRAIDSVMSHTVAIEKRRALSSPFIVILQLVPFIFCIVYGGYLSFHGIMTIGALAGFIQLLNYLIQPTSQLPMLINNFRGVLGTLTHVEELLTYSEERSDGKDMMVNSQAEPLEFKQLHFSYNPEQPVLNGINLCLRKNSVTAIVGPSGSGKSTIFKLISGFYEADDGELLLFGERIQSINLASIRSQIAFVPQKSQIFPASVAENISYGKPDASREEIIEAARLANAHEFIAELPNGYDTVMGEQGVGMSGGQKQRVALARAILKDVPILLLDEATSALDAMSESLIQKSIGILSRNKTIVIVAHRLSTVEHADQIIVLDQGKIVERGTHSELLIRKGLYASLYEQDHRPGSKDQNGGAYAAAEME, from the coding sequence TTGGTCAATAATGTTCAAATTCAGCCCGGTCAACACCTGGCAAGAAACAAGACCGATTCCTTTGGATTTTTGCTTTCATCAATGCTTGCATATAAATATGCACTAGGTGCGTGTATTGTGGTTTCCTTACTGGCGGCCTCAATCGATTTGGGCATGACCTATATTATTCAGCAATCCATTAATCTGACCGGTACAAGCCAGAGCCAGGAAATCTACCGCATGCTGATGTACATGGCTGGGCTTATTGCCGGTGGTATGCTTGTTAAATTTATCACAAAGATTTTATCGGTCCGCATCAGTTCACATATGATTAAAGATCTTCAGTCCCAACTGATCAATAAGGTTGTGAAGCTGCCTTATTCATATCTTCATTCCCGCCAGACCGGCAGCGTGGTGTCTCTTCAATCCAGTGATTTCATTCAAATCCAGAATTTTCTCCAGAATGATTTGTTCAATTTGTTCTATTATCCTTTAATCATGCTTGGTAGCATATGCTATATGGCTATTTTATCCTGGAAGCTGCTGCTGTTTTGTACTTTTATTACTCCGATCTCAATTGTTCTAATTGTCCTGATAAGTAAACCAATCTCCCGAAGAATCCTTCAGCTCCAGGAAGATGTAGGGAACTCCAATGCCATTGTTCATGATGCCATTGCAGGGATTTCGACGTTAAAGGCCTACCGGTTGCAGTCTTTGTTTTCTGGAAAGTACCGGCGAGCAATAGACTCTGTAATGAGCCATACAGTTGCTATTGAAAAGAGACGTGCGTTATCATCACCGTTTATCGTCATTCTGCAGCTTGTTCCTTTTATTTTTTGCATTGTCTATGGCGGCTATTTATCTTTTCATGGCATCATGACGATTGGTGCGCTTGCAGGATTCATCCAGCTTCTCAATTATTTAATTCAACCCACCAGCCAGCTGCCTATGCTGATTAACAACTTCAGAGGTGTATTGGGAACGCTTACTCATGTTGAGGAACTGTTGACATATTCCGAAGAACGTTCGGATGGCAAAGATATGATGGTGAATTCACAAGCTGAACCCCTTGAATTCAAGCAGCTTCATTTTAGCTATAATCCCGAACAGCCTGTATTAAACGGAATAAACTTGTGCCTGAGAAAAAATAGTGTGACTGCTATTGTGGGGCCAAGCGGAAGCGGTAAATCTACGATTTTTAAGCTGATTAGCGGCTTCTATGAAGCAGATGACGGAGAACTGTTATTGTTTGGAGAACGCATTCAGAGTATTAATCTTGCTTCTATTAGATCGCAAATAGCTTTTGTGCCGCAGAAATCTCAGATTTTCCCGGCCTCTGTCGCTGAGAACATCTCTTATGGGAAACCGGATGCATCACGGGAAGAAATTATCGAAGCGGCCAGGCTTGCCAACGCCCATGAGTTTATTGCAGAGCTTCCCAACGGCTACGACACAGTAATGGGTGAGCAGGGTGTAGGCATGTCTGGAGGCCAAAAACAGCGGGTCGCCCTGGCGCGGGCAATTCTCAAAGATGTACCGATTCTGCTCCTTGATGAAGCCACTTCGGCGCTGGATGCAATGTCTGAATCTCTTATTCAGAAGTCGATCGGGATTCTTTCCCGGAATAAGACCATCGTTATCGTCGCTCACCGGTTATCTACAGTTGAACATGCAGATCAAATCATTGTGCTGGACCAGGGAAAGATTGTGGAGAGAGGCACCCATAGTGAATTGCTGATACGAAAAGGATTGTACGCTTCGTTATATGAGCAAGACCATAGGCCTGGTTCAAAGGATCAGAATGGAGGAGCGTATGCCGCTGCCGAAATGGAATAA
- a CDS encoding ABC transporter ATP-binding protein produces the protein MPLPKWNNSELKVAYQCIKPNFILYITGVIGNSITEASIFATIAFVFRDMLNAGANRDYSLLQRGIWIISIEAVIACILLVVFGYMFNVSVKKAMANLRIRIVDRTLDISMDSIDKLHSGDLISRINTDIQTVETIFTNQIPRLIYAIIYGVSSAILMILLNWQIALVVIALGAALITVNGLFMRSFRKAGDQIQSCHGELNTALVDVLDGNETVKLFSMETIMIRKYGEIKNNLLDLTVKRGQIQGILDSINFLLSSLNYVGILVVGSYLVSRKFINLGDIGAIVQFAMGLTFMFQQLGSLLTQLQGSLSGMKRVRELEELPVEPSDYPGGKLLVSGIPDEPVIKCADVSFAYDNDKEVLSHISFQAGYNETIAFVGGSGSGKSTLMKLLLKFYLPTKGTLSVFNTSIKEVSPEVLREQIAYVSQEAYLFQGTLEENIRMGRRGATFDEVAAAAQRANADEFIRDLSDGYQTRIGEGGFQLSGGQIQRVALARAFLSNAGIVLLDEATSALDNTSERMIQKAVDSLREERTVIVIAHKLSTVRNATKIYVLNNGHIQEEGSHEELLSARGMYWRMVERNFTA, from the coding sequence ATGCCGCTGCCGAAATGGAATAATTCTGAATTAAAAGTCGCCTATCAGTGTATAAAGCCGAATTTCATACTCTATATTACTGGCGTAATCGGCAACAGTATTACGGAAGCCAGTATATTTGCCACCATTGCATTTGTGTTCCGGGATATGCTGAATGCCGGAGCTAACAGGGATTATTCCTTATTACAGCGAGGGATATGGATAATATCGATTGAGGCTGTCATAGCATGCATCCTGCTGGTTGTATTTGGTTACATGTTCAATGTGAGCGTTAAAAAGGCTATGGCAAACCTGAGAATAAGGATTGTTGACCGGACCCTTGATATTAGCATGGATTCAATAGACAAGCTTCATAGCGGGGATCTGATTTCCAGAATAAATACCGATATTCAGACCGTAGAAACGATTTTTACTAATCAAATCCCGAGATTGATATACGCCATTATATATGGGGTCAGCTCCGCTATACTAATGATCCTGCTGAATTGGCAGATTGCTCTTGTTGTTATCGCATTGGGGGCTGCTTTGATTACGGTAAACGGCCTCTTTATGAGATCTTTTCGTAAGGCAGGCGATCAAATTCAATCGTGTCACGGTGAGCTGAATACTGCGCTTGTTGATGTGCTCGACGGAAATGAGACGGTCAAACTGTTCTCCATGGAAACGATAATGATCCGCAAGTATGGTGAGATTAAAAATAACTTGTTGGATTTAACGGTTAAGAGAGGACAGATTCAAGGAATCCTGGATTCTATTAATTTTTTGCTGAGTTCCCTTAATTATGTCGGAATTCTGGTTGTGGGCAGCTATCTGGTATCCAGAAAATTTATAAATCTCGGAGATATTGGAGCCATCGTCCAATTTGCTATGGGCTTGACTTTTATGTTTCAGCAGTTAGGGAGCCTGCTCACACAGCTTCAGGGCTCATTGTCCGGAATGAAGAGGGTCCGAGAGCTTGAAGAGCTGCCGGTGGAGCCATCGGATTATCCGGGGGGGAAGCTTTTGGTGTCCGGAATTCCGGATGAGCCGGTCATCAAATGTGCTGATGTCTCCTTTGCATATGACAATGACAAGGAAGTGCTGAGCCATATTTCTTTTCAAGCCGGGTATAACGAGACTATTGCCTTTGTAGGGGGCAGCGGGAGCGGGAAGAGCACGCTCATGAAACTGTTGCTGAAATTCTATTTACCTACAAAAGGCACACTCTCTGTTTTTAATACTTCAATAAAGGAGGTTAGTCCAGAGGTTCTGAGAGAACAGATTGCGTATGTTTCACAGGAAGCTTATTTATTTCAAGGGACTCTCGAAGAGAATATTCGAATGGGAAGACGGGGGGCGACGTTCGATGAAGTTGCAGCAGCGGCCCAGCGGGCCAATGCAGACGAGTTTATTAGAGATCTGAGTGACGGATATCAGACACGGATTGGAGAAGGCGGGTTCCAGCTTTCCGGGGGGCAGATTCAGCGTGTCGCTTTGGCGAGGGCCTTTCTCAGCAACGCCGGCATTGTTTTGCTGGATGAAGCTACCTCGGCCTTGGATAATACTTCTGAGAGAATGATCCAAAAGGCAGTAGATTCTTTAAGGGAAGAACGGACGGTGATTGTGATCGCGCATAAGCTGTCAACGGTTAGGAATGCAACAAAAATCTATGTATTGAATAATGGGCACATTCAGGAAGAAGGCAGCCATGAAGAATTGCTTTCTGCAAGAGGAATGTATTGGCGTATGGTAGAGCGTAACTTTACTGCATAG